The following proteins come from a genomic window of Streptomyces sp. NBC_01716:
- a CDS encoding ABC transporter substrate-binding protein: MTGCTSTETTGSSDGSKVELVKSGKLTTCTHLPYEPFQSRQDNKIVGFDVDLVDLVAKELDVTQEIVDTPFEGIQTGEDLNARKCDVAAAGMTITPVREENLDFSAPYFEATQALITKKGAGYDSLAGLKGKKLGVQQGTTGEEYAKKNGKDVETVQFEDLALLLTAVKTGQVDAAVNDNGVLFEYVRKNPDTEVTAEFETGEQYGVGVRTGNDALRAEIDKVIKAAQADGRYDAIYKKWFPAAPKS; the protein is encoded by the coding sequence ATGACCGGATGCACGAGCACCGAGACCACCGGGTCGTCCGACGGCTCGAAGGTGGAGCTGGTGAAGTCCGGGAAGCTCACGACCTGTACCCATCTGCCGTACGAGCCCTTCCAGTCCCGCCAGGACAACAAGATCGTCGGCTTCGACGTGGACCTGGTGGATCTGGTTGCCAAGGAGCTCGACGTCACCCAGGAGATCGTGGACACGCCTTTCGAGGGCATTCAGACGGGCGAGGACCTCAACGCCCGTAAGTGTGACGTCGCCGCCGCCGGCATGACGATCACGCCCGTACGTGAGGAGAACCTGGACTTCTCCGCCCCCTACTTCGAGGCCACCCAGGCGCTCATCACCAAGAAGGGCGCCGGTTACGACTCGCTGGCGGGCCTGAAGGGCAAGAAGCTGGGCGTCCAGCAGGGCACGACCGGTGAGGAGTACGCGAAGAAGAACGGCAAGGACGTGGAGACCGTCCAGTTCGAGGACCTGGCTCTGCTGCTCACGGCCGTGAAGACCGGCCAGGTCGACGCCGCCGTCAACGACAACGGTGTCCTCTTCGAGTACGTGCGCAAGAACCCGGACACCGAGGTCACCGCCGAGTTCGAGACCGGCGAGCAGTACGGCGTGGGGGTGCGCACCGGGAACGACGCGCTGCGCGCGGAGATCGACAAGGTGATCAAGGCGGCCCAGGCCGACGGCCGTTACGACGCCATATACAAGAAGTGGTTCCCCGCCGCCCCCAAGAGTTGA